The sequence CACCTGATCATCCTCACGTCCCGGCGCCCGCTCCCCACCCCGCGCCTCGGCGCCGAACTCCTCCGCCGCGCCACCGGCTTCACCGCCTTCGGCGACCGCGAGGTCACCCGCGCCCTCACCGACCGCGGCTACACCGCCGTCCGCCAACGCCGCTACCCCCTCATGCAGGTCATCGCCGGTAGCGTCTGATTTGTTCTTCTCCTCCTTCGGGCCTGGCGGCCCTCCATCGTCGAAAAACGCGGGCGATCGCTGGCATCGCTCCGGCTCGCCTTGCGGCTCGCTTCGCGATCAGGTTCTCGCAAGCTCGAACCTGCCTTCGGACGCGATCGCGACCCTTGTGGTTGTTGCGGGGTGCGGTGATGGCTGAGGTCCCTGACCCGGGCCGCTCCGCTAGGACTCACTCGAAGATCGCGCTACGCTTCCAAAGGAACACGCACGGCCAACCGTGCCCATGAGCGACCCCCTCCTGGGGTTGGGAAGCCTCCAGGAGGGGGTTGGGGCGTGCGGTGTTTGTTTGCAGTGCCCTCCTCCTTCGGGCCTGGCGGCCCTCCATCGTCGGGAACTGCGGCGATCGCTGGCATCGCTCCGACTCGCCTTGCGGCTCGGAGGAGGGCACTGCGGCGGCGCGGTTCAGCGCAGCGGTTTTTCGATGTAGATGTTGACTATGCCGCCGATGGACTCGCGGCGGGTCTCCGTCCAGCCGAAGTTGCGGTAGAGGGCCAGGGCGGGGGTCTGGCGTTCGGTGGTGTCGGCGCGCAGTATGCGGTAGCCGTACTCTGCCGCGCGTTCCTCCAGGGCCTGGACCAGCGCTGTGCCGTAGCCGCGGCGCTGGACCGCCGGAAGGACGCGCAGGCGCACCATCTCGGCGGTGTCGAGGGTCGGGTTGCCGGGGGCGTAGCCGCCGAAGGCGCGGGCGTGGCCGCCGGGGATGAGGTCGGCTCGGCGCAGGCCGCCCATCGCGACTATCCGGCGGTCGAGTTCGCCGACGAGGAACTCACCGTTGTTGCGGAGATAGATGTCCTCCATACGGAAGAAGTCGTGGTCGTAGTAGACGCCGTCGCCGGGGCGCAGGCCGACCTGGGCCAGGCCCTCCTGGTGCAGGGCCAGGACGACGCCGTGGTCGGCCGCGTGGTACCGGCGGATCCGCAGGTCGCCGTAGCGCCATTCGGGGGGATCGTCCTTGAGCCGGACGAGCGTGGGGTGGCCTTGCCAGGAGGCGTTGTCGGTGCTCATCCCGGTCAGACCTGTTCCCCCGGGCGTACGGCGGCGGGCGGATCTTGCGTGGGGCTCTTCACCGAGGGGCCGGAGAGGGCCTCGTAGAAGTCCTTCAGCTCCGGGATCTGGCCGTGCTTGGTCGCGACCGCCGCGCCGATCTGCCGGGCGCGGTGCACGAGGATGTCGGAACGGTGGTCGGCGGGCAGGTCGTAGATGGCCTCCCGGCCGGCCGTCAGCGCGGCCTCGGGGTGGCCGGCGTGCAGCTTGCACATCGCCCGGTCGAGCCGCACCAGGGTCAGGTCGACGCGGTCGGTGGGCGAGTACAGGGTGAGGGCGTGGCTGAGCACCTCGTCGCCCTGCCTGTGGTCGCCGAGGTTGGTGAACGTGTCGCCCTCGTAGAAGGCCATCTGCCGGTCGGTGAACCCGAACACCAGGTCGGAGGTGTCGGTCTTGGAGAGCTGGTCGAAGACGGAGCGGCCGCGCACGAGCGCGCGACGGGCGCTCGGGGCGGCGTCCCCGCGGCCGCGCATCGCCAGCATGCCGAGCGCGCGCGCCTCCACGGCGGGGGCCATGGCGGCGGCGACGCCGGGGGTCCGGCCGGCGAGGTCCTGCGCCTTGCGCGCCAGGTGCAGCGCCTCGCGCGGGTCGCCGTAGTACATCGGAACGAGGGACTCGCGGACGGTCACCCAGGCGCGTAACTGCCGGTCGCCGGTCTCGTCGGCGGCGGTCCGCGCGGTCCGGAAGAACGAGCGGGCCAGCCGGTGGTCCCCCAGGTTGATCATGATGAGCCCGGACAGCCCGGACAGCTGCGCGGCGATCCGGCACAGGCGTTCCTGCAGCTCGACCGGCTGGCGCTTGTCGCACATGCGCCGCACCTCGCTGAAGTCGAGCAGCACGTCGCAGAGCATCCGGAGCGACGGGGTCGCCTGGTACTGCCGGCCGTAGCCGTAGGTCGTCTCCTCCCACTGGTCGAGCATGGTCGGCGAGACGGTCGCGCCGACGAGTGTGTCGTCCATCTTGCGGCGCAGGTTGTCGACGGCCCCAAGGAACTGACCGTCGAGCGCCACGCCCGCTCCGGCCAGCAACTGCAGAAGGGTCCTACGAAGCACGATGTCCTCCTCTCCCACATCAATGGTCAGGGGGCCGTCGGCGCGGTCATGGCCCCGCAGGTCGTTGACGGTCGCCCAGGGGCGCTCTTCGCTCCTGGGCACGATCGCCCCGACGATCGCGTCGGGGTCGGGTACCGGACGCTGGTCCGGCACGCGCGGCTGCGGAACGCTCCCGGCGCCCGCACGGGTCGCGTGGCCGCGGCCGCAGATACAGGGACTCTGGTAGTCGAGGGCGTCGGGCTCCACCCGGTAGACGGCGCACAGGTAGTGCAGGTACTCCGGGCCGGGACGCTTGTACCCGCTCTCGTAGGCGGACAGCAGCGTCTCCCCGAGCCGCGGCAGCGGTTTGCCGTCGACCTCGTAGAGCGCCTTGACCTGCGCCACGATGTCGGACAGCGCGACGCCGTGGGCCAGCCGGTGCGCCTTGATCCGGCTGGTCCCGAACAGCGGCCCGCACTGCTCGTGGATCTCCTGCGC is a genomic window of Actinomadura citrea containing:
- a CDS encoding XRE family transcriptional regulator, producing MAIAQEIHEQCGPLFGTSRIKAHRLAHGVALSDIVAQVKALYEVDGKPLPRLGETLLSAYESGYKRPGPEYLHYLCAVYRVEPDALDYQSPCICGRGHATRAGAGSVPQPRVPDQRPVPDPDAIVGAIVPRSEERPWATVNDLRGHDRADGPLTIDVGEEDIVLRRTLLQLLAGAGVALDGQFLGAVDNLRRKMDDTLVGATVSPTMLDQWEETTYGYGRQYQATPSLRMLCDVLLDFSEVRRMCDKRQPVELQERLCRIAAQLSGLSGLIMINLGDHRLARSFFRTARTAADETGDRQLRAWVTVRESLVPMYYGDPREALHLARKAQDLAGRTPGVAAAMAPAVEARALGMLAMRGRGDAAPSARRALVRGRSVFDQLSKTDTSDLVFGFTDRQMAFYEGDTFTNLGDHRQGDEVLSHALTLYSPTDRVDLTLVRLDRAMCKLHAGHPEAALTAGREAIYDLPADHRSDILVHRARQIGAAVATKHGQIPELKDFYEALSGPSVKSPTQDPPAAVRPGEQV
- a CDS encoding GNAT family N-acetyltransferase, which produces MSTDNASWQGHPTLVRLKDDPPEWRYGDLRIRRYHAADHGVVLALHQEGLAQVGLRPGDGVYYDHDFFRMEDIYLRNNGEFLVGELDRRIVAMGGLRRADLIPGGHARAFGGYAPGNPTLDTAEMVRLRVLPAVQRRGYGTALVQALEERAAEYGYRILRADTTERQTPALALYRNFGWTETRRESIGGIVNIYIEKPLR